One genomic window of Lytechinus variegatus isolate NC3 chromosome 1, Lvar_3.0, whole genome shotgun sequence includes the following:
- the LOC121406517 gene encoding adhesion G-protein coupled receptor D1-like, which translates to MIFCGTLLVAQCLLLFGGMASSVSERLCSVLAAISHFLWLTTFTLSSSIAYDLRRTFGFSKTIRVLTTNRKVLLFYLSLAAGLPLLIVATCLALMFSVEGIDLHYGDEQTCWIGGGQANLIAFGVPVLVLLVFNFSCFLDTMRGILKSKRERRTLQEGTENQKDHQELLKIAVKISSLMGFTWMFGFIAAFSKQQAVWFVFIIINSLQGVYIFLAFAATRRVFDLWRGLVMGKSSGTSLHDSSQRIKDRTTTTSVRSTSI; encoded by the exons ATGATCTTTTGTGGCACCCTGCTAGTGGCACAGTGTCTACTCTTGTTTGGCGGTATGGCGAGCTCGGTGTCTGAACGCCTGTGCAGCGTTCTAGCGGCAATATCGCACTTCTTGTGGTTGACTACTTTCACCCTGTCTTCTTCAATCGCATACGATCTCCGTCGAACCTTTGGATTCAGCAAGACGATCAGGGTATTGACAACAAATCGCAAAGTCCTCCTATTTTACTTATCATTAGCCGCAGGGTTGCCTCTGCTGATTGTGGCTACCTGTCTGGCCCTGATGTTCTCCGTAGAAGGCATTGATTTGCATTACGGCGACGAACAAACATGTTGGATTGGCGGAGGGCAAGCTAATCTCATAGCGTTCGGCGTCCCAGTCCTTGTGTTGCTGGTGTTCAATTTCTCCTGTTTCTTGGATACGATGCGTGGCATATTGAAGAGCAAGAGGGAAAGGAGGACCTTGCAAGAGGGAACAGAAAACCAGAAGGACCACCAGGAACTCCTCAAAATTGCCGTTAAG ATCTCTTCACTCATGGGCTTCACATGGATGTTCGGCTTCATAGCTGCTTTCAGCAAACAGCAAGCTGTCtggtttgtttttatcatcatcaactcactccAAGGAGTTTACATATTTCTGGCTTTCGCTGCTACCCGCAGAGTCTTCGATCTGTGGCGTGGCCTAGTGATGGGCAAGTCGTCAGGTACAAGCCTGCATGACTCCTCTCAGCGGATCAAAGATAGGACGACGACGACCTCTGTACGAAGTACATCCATATGA